The following nucleotide sequence is from Shewanella aestuarii.
GGCGCTGTTCGGCATCGGCACGGTGGAGGCGCGCTACACCTACAAGATCGGGCCGACGTTTGCCGGGCGCGTCAAACGCCTGGAGGTGCATGTAGGCGACCAGGTCAAGGCCGGACAGGTGCTCGGCGAGATGGAGCCGGTCGACCTTGATGCTCGGGTGCGCTCACAGGAGTCTGTATTCAAGCGGGCGGAAGCGGCTTTGCGCGAGGCAGAAGCCCGGCAAGCCTACGCGCAAACCCAGGCGCGCCGCTATGAGCAATTGTTTGCGGTGCGCTCGACCAGCGAGGAAATCGTCACCACCAAGCGGCAGGAACTGCAGATCGCCGATGCCGCCCTATCCGCCGCTCGGGAAGATATTGCCCGGGCACGCTCCGACCGCGAAGCACTCGTCGCGCAGCGGAGCAATCTGCGCCTGATCGCGCCGGTCGATGGTGTAGTCACCGTGCGCGATGCCGATCCCGGCACGACCATCGTCGCGGGCCAGGCCGTGGTGGAAGTGATCGACCCCAAGAGTTTGTGGATCAATGTGCGCTTCGACCAGATCAGCGCATCGGGGCTGGCTGGGGGGCTGCCGGCTCATATCGTCCTGCGTTCGCGTGGTGGCCAGACCTTGAAAGGTCGCGTGCTGCGGGTGGAACCCAAGGCCGACGCGGTAACCGAGGAAACGCTTGCCAAGGTGACATTCGATAACAAACCAGAACCTTTGCCACCAGTGGGTGAACTGGCCGAAGTCACGGTTGACTTGCCGGCGCTCCCGGCCGCTCCACTGATCCCCAACGCTGCCGTCCAGCGTGAAGGCGATAAAGTTGGTGTCTGGCAAATCGTGGATGGTGATCTGCATTTCTCCCCGGTCAAGCTCGGCACTTCCGACCTCAATGGTTACG
It contains:
- a CDS encoding efflux RND transporter periplasmic adaptor subunit, yielding MKKLPLQGRTLALLAVIIPLLVLFIYVGLRSGPLAPVAVTVASVESRAITPALFGIGTVEARYTYKIGPTFAGRVKRLEVHVGDQVKAGQVLGEMEPVDLDARVRSQESVFKRAEAALREAEARQAYAQTQARRYEQLFAVRSTSEEIVTTKRQELQIADAALSAAREDIARARSDREALVAQRSNLRLIAPVDGVVTVRDADPGTTIVAGQAVVEVIDPKSLWINVRFDQISASGLAGGLPAHIVLRSRGGQTLKGRVLRVEPKADAVTEETLAKVTFDNKPEPLPPVGELAEVTVDLPALPAAPLIPNAAVQREGDKVGVWQIVDGDLHFSPVKLGTSDLNGYVQVREGLKNGDQVVTYSEKALTARSRIHVVEHIPGVSR